Proteins encoded together in one Porites lutea chromosome 2, jaPorLute2.1, whole genome shotgun sequence window:
- the LOC140925948 gene encoding uncharacterized protein KIAA1958-like — MASRFASISDEEVKEFTEKLDNENTKKKTLYDIKVFKEYLDACDEKREIEDITPVELQESIKKFVLAVRKKNGEEYEPSSLRAFIQSIDRHLRKNNYVFSVLNDKEFHEVQDILKKKQKQLKSIGKGNRPNAADPLSDEDIDTFYSRKVLGIHSPRALLHTLWMNNCTFFGMRPGKEQRDLCWGDLQLKTDSEGNCFIEFNIERNENAYRRKPSKY, encoded by the coding sequence ATGGCGAGCAGGTTTGCGTCCATCAGCGACGAAGAAGTTAAAGAGTTTACAGAAAAACTTGACAACGAGAACACGAAGAAGAAAACCTTGTACGACataaaagttttcaaagaaTATCTTGACGCCTGTGACGAGAAAAGGGAAATTGAAGATATTACGCCCGTGGAACTACAAGAAAGCATCAAAAAATTTGTTCTTGCTGTGCGAAAGAAAAATGGTGAAGAATACGAACCCTCGTCCCTCAGAGCGTTTATCCAAAGCATCGACCGCCATCTTCGCAAAAACAACTATGTATTCTCCGTACTTAACGACAAGGAATTTCACGAAGTgcaagatattttaaagaagaaacaaaagcagctgaaatCCATCGGGAAAGGAAACCGGCCTAATGCAGCAGACCCGCTGTCAGATGAAGACATTGACACTTTTTACAGCCGCAAAGTCCTAGGAATTCACTCTCCTAGAGCTCTATTACATACGCTCTGGATGAACAACTGTACATTCTTCGGTATGAGGCCAGGAAAAGAGCAGAGAGACCTTTGCTGGGGCGACTTACAATTAAAAACAGATTCGGAGGGAAACTGCTTCATCGAGTTTAACATTGAAAGAAACGAAAACGCGTACCGGCGAAAACCCTCGAAATATTAG
- the LOC140926795 gene encoding interferon-inducible GTPase 5-like, with protein MDDMAWEHIYHEELQGFVDENGVSNIEEFFKNKLERWRDVEVNIAISGSSGAGKSSFINTIRELRDFDEKAAKVGVTECSQEPTPYDHPDNPKIKFWDLPGMGTPNFPVDTYCDQVQIDKYHAFLIFTDTRFRENDLKLAEKISSIDKKFFFIRTKIDENVRAEKRSKPPGSFNEESMLKEIRADCSKNLGHLKSNTEDIFLISNHHPAKWEFDRLRKAILDVLPRYQRESLTLSLGVLKSLSTEMLKRKVEVLKGRIWMVASASAAAAMVPIPGLSVAVDIGLMIKEITFYRTQLGLPEEGSAEFANLQVNTQEKVRRICLTTAAQVTGFVAAYAAEASVEEFARFIPLLGLAIAGGMSFATTYYALRHCLKKVEEAALSVLDEAAHKSADDLDID; from the exons ATGGACGACATGGCATGGGAGCACATTTACCACGAAGAACTCCAAGGTTTTGTAGATGAGAATGGCGTTTCAAACattgaagaattttttaaaaacaagctggaaCGTTGGCGAGACGTGGAGGTGAACATAGCAATCTCTGGCAGCTCCGGAGCTGGAAAATCAAGTTTTATCAACACGATACGAGA gcttAGAGACTTCGACGAAAAGGCAGCCAAGGTTGGCGTCACCGAGTGCAGCCAAGAACCAACACCATATGATCACCCAGACAATCCTAAAATCAAGTTCTGGGATTTGCCTGGTATGGGGACTCCAAACTTCCCTGTGGACACGTACTGCGATCAAGTGCAAATAGACAAGTACCACGCCTTTCTCATATTCACCGACACCCGATTCCGCGAGAACGACTTGAAACTGGCAGAGAAAATTAGCTCGATTGACAAGAAGTTTTTCTTCATTCGCACCAAAATTGATGAAAATGTCCGCGCCGAGAAGCGGTCAAAGCCCCCAGGATCATTTAACGAAGAATCCATGCTTAAGGAAATCCGAGCAGACTGTTCGAAAAACCTGGGTCACCTGAAGAGCAACACTGAGGATATATTTTTGATAAGCAACCATCATCCTGCAAAGTGGGAATTCGATCGACTGAGAAAAGCCATTCTGGATGTGCTACCGAGGTATCAGCGAGAGAGTTTAACCTTGTCCCTTGGCGTTCTGAAAAGCCTGTCAACCGAGATGCTAAAGAGGAAAGTAGAGGTTCTTAAAGGGCGTATTTGGATGGTTGCTTCAGCGTCTGCCGCCGCCGCAATGGTTCCCATCCCTGGATTGTCCGTGGCTGTTGACATTGGGCTGATGATAAAAGAAATCACATTTTACAGAACCCAGCTTGGTCTTCCTGAGGAAGGATCTGCTGAATTTGCGAATCTACAAGTCAACACCCAAGAAAAAGTCCGTAGGATATGTCTGACAACTGCAGCTCAAGTCACCGGGTTCGTAGCAGCTTATGCCGCAGAAGCGAGCGTTGAGGAGTTTGCTCGTTTTATCCCATTGCTTGGTTTGGCTATAGCTGGTGGAATGTCATTTGCTACTACATATTATGCTCTTAGGCATTGTTTAAAAAAGGTTGAAGAAGCAGCCTTATCAGTCCTTGATGAAGCTGCCCACAAATCAGCAGACGATTTGGATATCGATTAA
- the LOC140926796 gene encoding transmembrane protein 64-like — protein MVFKYGQKCTEQIQSQAQKCLGESTKFDQVVIKRQPRCYQISYSALILLVIGVILVVLCRRYIKDVLEWLQNLDEWVGALLFVIMFTVVSFPVTWGYIILNVAAGYLYGFMLGFFIVVVSVACGLSSAFIVCRRYLRDFVRSKLESDSLKAIMRVVEGKRGFKVIALTRLTPVPFGLQNGLFAVTNVHTPKYVISSIVGLLPTQALNTYMGSTFRSLEDVVQDRSGGYIMLFVQFIISILLMTYVIRRARKELNKTCDEMEPDIEANGHVVTALPEQFQPLVTKNFGRGFDEETQMGEKVFIDNKMKKGHQRSKSASAVLTMISEVNKGAQTP, from the exons ATGGTATTTAAGTACGGGCAAAAGTGCACTGAGCAAATTCAATCGCAAGCTCAAAAGTGTCTCGGCGAATCTACGAAATTCGACCAAGTTGTCATTAAAAGACAACCACGATGTTATCAAATCTCCTATTCAGCCCTCATACTTCTTGTTATTGGAGTGATCTTAGTAGTTTTATGTCGTCGATACATCAAAGACGTGCTGGAATGGTTACAGAACTTGGACGAGTGGGTCGGGGCCCTTCTGTTTGTAATCATGTTCACAGTTGTTTCTTTTCCCGTGACATGGGGTTACATCATTTTAAACGTAGCAGCTGGCTATTTGTATGGATTTATGCTTGGATTCTTTATTGTTGTGGTTTCTGTAGCGTGTGGCCTGTCGAGTGCGTTCATCGTTTGTAGGCGATATTTACGAGATTTTGTACGCTCTAAACTGGAATCCGACAGTCTAAAAGCTATTATGCGTGTAGTCGAAGGGAAGCGTGGATTTAAAGTCATCGCCCTTACAAGACTCACGCCTGTACCGTTTGGATTGCAAAATGGACTCTTTGCG GTCACTAATGTTCATACCCCTAAATATGTAATTTCATCTATTGTTGGACTTCTTCCCACTCAAGCGTTAAACACATACATGGGATCTACATTCCGTTCATTAGAGGATGTTGTTCAAGATCGCTCAGGAGGTTACATCATGCTCTTTGTTCAATTTATTATTAGTATACTGTTAATGACCTATGTGATTCGCCGTGCGAGGAAAGAGTTAAATAAGACATGTGATGAGATGGAGCCCGATATTGAAGCAAATGGTCATGTAGTGACAGCCTTGCCAGAGCAGTTTCAACCTTTGGTAACAAAGAATTTTGGAAGAGGCTTTGATGAAGAAACACAGATGGGAGAAAAGGTGTTTATAGACAACAAAATGAAGAAAGGGCACCAGAGGTCCAAATCTGCTTCCGCCGTGTTAACTATGATCAGTGAAGTAAACAAAGGTGCCCAGACCccataa
- the LOC140928189 gene encoding protein-L-histidine N-pros-methyltransferase-like, giving the protein MWASQYVRSRTGRLLLERLQVAEEENQDIDTTSWYKCINSSLSEELQAKFVESTLDKETEAFLQNCHQKADSVLSQVGHLFFKGFFGYFFSVTTVNGILDRGSMFVFSNAQFQNLMGVDGTWKAARLLDLGAGDGKVTSVMKQHFDDVYVTEQSPSMRWRLSSRGFKLLDETEWANVDFKFDVVACLNLLDRCDKPLTLLADIKRTLHPVTGRLLVAVVLPFKPCVESGTKIIKPSEIITVNGSTWEEQVNSLVKDVFEPCGFTVEQFTRVPYLCEGDLYQDYYMLDDALFVLKITA; this is encoded by the exons ATGTGGGCCAGTCAATATGTGAGAAGTAGAACTGGGAGATTGTTATTAGAACGACTGCAAGTAGCTGAGGAGGAAAACCAAGATATAGATACAACATCA tggtACAAGTGCATTAACTCTTCACTCTCAGAAGAATTGCAAGCAAAGTTTGTAGAGAGCACCCTGGATAAAGAAACTGAAGCCTTCCTGCAGAACTGCCATCAAAAAGCTGATTCGGTGCTCTCACAAGTTggacatcttttttttaaaggattttttggttatttcttctctgtaactaCAGTCAATGG CATTTTGGATCGTGGATCGATGTTTGTGTTCTCCAATGCCCAGTTTCAAAACCTTATGGGTGTAGATGGAACATGGAAAGCTGCACGTCTGTTGGACTTGGGAGCTGGTGATGGCAAAGTAACAAGTGTTATGAAACAGCACTTTGATGACGTTTATGTTACAGAGCAATCTCCATCCATGAGATGGAGACTCAGCAGTCGAGGATTCAA ATTATTAGATGAAACTGAATGGGCAAACGTTGACTTCAAATTTGATGTTGTTGCCTGTCTTAACCTGTTGGATAGATGTGATAAGCCGCTAACACTTCTTGCTGACATCAAGCGCACTCTTCACCCAGTTACTGGTCGCCTGCTTGTGGCTGTCGTACTGCCCTTTAAACCTTGTGTTGAATCAG GTACAAAGATCATAAAACCAAGTGAGATAATAACGGTAAATGGAAGCACATGGGAAGAGCAAGTCAACAGCCTGGTTAAAGACGTATTTGAACCGTGCGGCTTTACTGTTGAGCAGTTTACAAGAGTTCCTTATTTATGCGAGGGTGACCTGTATCAGGACTATTATATGCTAGATGATGCTCTCTTTGTTCTCAAGATTACTGCATAA
- the LOC140928188 gene encoding amino acid transporter heavy chain SLC3A1-like — protein MAILLSVLTFTARKVYKQNKEWEEKKRWWKEGVIYHIYPRSFQDSNGDGNGDLQGITKRLDYFEFLGIKILYLSPIFRSPMVDNGYDISDFKDIDPMFGNLQDFEELLKEAHLRGMKLILDFVPNHTSDQHPWFIESRSSKANPKRDWYVWLDPALGGGPPNNWVSVFGGSAWTYDAKTNQYYLHQFCPEQPDLNLRNAEVRDALNDVLTFWLDQGVDGFRADAVAHLVEDSRFQDEPTKDGYDTKRPRYDDLDHVYTKNFTANHKIVQGWRSVLDQYKDSYRILIGEILDDNFQEVIKYYGGRFSNEFDFPFNFGLLGLSQTTNAKEVYHVISDYLAALPKGKWPNWLLGNHDFPRVGSKVSHEYSRALNVLLLTLPGTAVTYYGEEIGMIDAKVPVKSQKDFRDPQRSPMQWCDKENAGFTSADKAWVPVAENYKTANVEVQKADPTSALYLYKELVNLRSTVECFKGLSFKAVHVDASVLAFTRSDRHHTFVIMINFSKERWEGSLNGISGCGVVVIDSEMKLKGKNVSFVRVTLNEAQALVIKMQ, from the coding sequence ATGGCAATTTTACTCAGTGTTCTGACATTCACTGCAAGGAAGGTTTATAAGCAAAATAAAGAatgggaagagaaaaaaagatggtGGAAGGAGGGTGTGATCTATCACATATATCCGCGATCATTTCAAGACTCCAATGGCGACGGAAATGGCGATCTACAGGGGATAACAAAGCGACTCGACTATTTTGAATTTTTAGGAATTAAGATCCTTTATCTAAGCCCGATTTTTAGGTCTCCTATGGTGGATAACGGCTATGATATCTCGGACTTCAAAGACATTGATCCCATGTTTGGAAATTTACAAGACTTCGAGGAGCTTCTAAAAGAAGCTCATTTAAGGGGCATGAAACTAATACTGGACTTCGTACCAAACCACACATCAGATCAACATCCATGGTTCATTGAAAGCCGTTCTAGTAAAGCCAATCCTAAACGTGATTGGTATGTCTGGCTTGACCCCGCCCTTGGGGGTGGACCCCCTAATAACTGGGTTAGTGTCTTTGGAGGGAGTGCATGGACATATGATGCTAAAACTAATCAATACTACTTACATCAGTTTTGTCCTGAACAACCAGATCTGAACCTCAGGAATGCAGAGGTGCGGGATGCTCTCAATGATGTTCTAACATTTTGGCTTGACCAAGGTGTGGATGGATTCAGAGCAGATGCTGTCGCCCACCTTGTTGAAGATTCCAGATTTCAAGATGAACCCACTAAGGATGGGTATGACACAAAGCGTCCTCGGTATGATGACTTGGATCATGTCTACACCAAAAATTTTACAGCCAATCACAAAATTGTTCAGGGGTGGAGATCAGTACTTGATCAATACAAAGATTCCTACAGAATTCTGATTGGTGAGATCTTGGATGATAATTTCCAAGAAGTTATCAAATACTATGGTGGGAGATTTTCGAATGAGTTTgattttcccttcaattttgGTTTGCTGGGACTAAGTCAAACTACTAATGCAAAAGAAGTTTATCATGTGATCTCTGATTACTTAGCTGCCCTTCCAAAAGGTAAATGGCCAAACTGGCTCCTGGGAAATCATGATTTTCCAAGGGTAGGCAGCAAAGTAAGCCATGAATATTCCCGTGCACTAAATGTTCTTCTTCTTACTCTACCTGGAACTGCTGTTACTTATTATGGTGAGGAAATTGGAATGATTGATGCCAAAGTTCCCGTTAAAAGCCAAAAAGACTTTAGGGACCCCCAAAGATCACCGATGCAGTGGTGTGACAAGGAAAATGCTGGGTTTACATCTGCAGATAAAGCATGGGTGCCAGTGGCAGAGAACTATAAAACCGCAAATGTTGAGGTCCAGAAAGCAGATCCCACCTCGGCACTGTACCTGTACAAGGAACTGGTAAATCTAAGGAGCACAGTTGAATGTTTTAAAGGACTCAGTTTTAAAGCTGTTCATGTAGATGCTTCAGTTCTTGCCTTTACAAGGTCAGACAGACATCACACATTTGTCATAATGATTAACTTCAGTAAGGAGAGATGGGAGGGATCACTGAATGGAATTTCTGGTTGTGGAGTTGTTGTTATTGACAGTGAAATGaaactgaaaggaaaaaatgtttcctttgTTAGAGTTACACTAAACGAAGCACAAGCCCTTGTAATTAAAATGCAGTGA